A section of the Bacteroidetes Order II. bacterium genome encodes:
- a CDS encoding type IIA DNA topoisomerase subunit B → MGNYTGENIQVLEGLEPVRKRPGMYIGGTGKAGLHHLLWEIVDNAVDEATNGYATLIEVTLHKDGKTCSVSDNGRGIPVDIHPVKKVPTLELILTTLHAGGKFDGSSYITSGGLHGVGSSVVNALSEELVATIKREGKTYQQIFTKGVPITKLKVLNPNSRGSGTTIQFRPDEDIFETTLFDAALIAENLETKTYLNKTLKIVFKDEVNGKRYEFHHEGGIREYLTHMVGKDKARPVHSEQFALSQPDLVAGLRAELVLQWTESPRESIKSYVNGIPTSDGGTHEAGLKDGVVKAVRAYMETHNLTDKKLEISADDIREGLFAILNVYMTEPQFQGQTKDKLNNPEARSLVNNAFRLDLEQWLNAHPSFGDAIAARVVQAAKARLASRTAVQAVRAKSVGSSRLALPGKLADCSSKKPDECELFIVEGDSAGGSAKQGRDRKFQAILPLRGKVLNTEQANAKKLTDNKELSNILLALGCGIGDKMDLGNLRYHKIILLMDADSDGHHIATLLLTFFYRHMRPLIDGGYVYIAQPPLYRVDVGKETFWALDDTDRERIIREQKKSKPRAIAEIQRFKGLGEMMPQTLKETTLDPDKRRLLRVAIPDTERLRTEQMITDLMGKDASARYRFIMENAEEAEELDV, encoded by the coding sequence ATGGGTAATTATACAGGCGAGAATATACAAGTCCTTGAAGGACTTGAACCGGTGCGTAAACGTCCGGGGATGTACATCGGAGGAACGGGTAAGGCAGGGCTTCATCATTTGCTTTGGGAAATTGTGGACAATGCGGTGGACGAGGCTACGAACGGCTATGCCACGCTCATTGAAGTGACCCTTCATAAAGATGGGAAAACTTGCTCGGTGAGTGACAATGGGCGCGGCATTCCAGTGGACATCCACCCCGTCAAAAAAGTCCCGACTTTAGAGCTTATCCTCACCACGCTCCACGCCGGAGGGAAATTTGATGGTTCCAGTTATATCACTTCCGGCGGTTTGCATGGCGTAGGTTCTTCGGTGGTGAATGCCCTCTCGGAAGAACTCGTTGCCACCATCAAACGAGAAGGGAAAACGTATCAGCAAATCTTTACGAAAGGCGTTCCAATTACCAAACTCAAGGTACTCAATCCCAATTCGCGTGGTTCTGGGACAACCATCCAATTTCGGCCCGATGAAGACATCTTCGAGACCACTCTGTTTGATGCGGCCCTCATTGCCGAGAATTTAGAGACCAAAACCTATCTAAACAAAACTTTAAAGATTGTTTTTAAGGATGAAGTAAACGGAAAACGCTACGAGTTTCATCACGAAGGTGGCATTCGGGAATACCTGACCCACATGGTTGGGAAGGACAAAGCACGCCCCGTCCACTCCGAGCAATTTGCGTTGTCGCAACCGGACTTGGTGGCGGGTTTACGTGCAGAATTGGTACTACAATGGACGGAATCGCCGCGTGAGTCTATAAAATCGTATGTAAATGGTATTCCAACCTCCGATGGCGGTACACACGAGGCGGGCTTAAAAGATGGGGTGGTAAAAGCTGTTCGGGCATATATGGAAACGCACAACCTGACCGATAAAAAGTTGGAAATCTCGGCGGATGATATTCGGGAGGGGCTTTTTGCCATTCTGAATGTCTATATGACCGAGCCACAATTTCAGGGACAAACCAAAGACAAACTCAATAATCCAGAAGCCCGATCTTTGGTAAATAATGCGTTTCGATTGGATTTGGAACAATGGCTCAATGCCCACCCCTCGTTTGGGGATGCGATCGCGGCACGGGTGGTTCAGGCCGCCAAGGCCCGATTGGCCAGCCGGACAGCCGTTCAAGCCGTGCGTGCCAAATCGGTGGGTAGTTCTCGATTGGCCTTGCCGGGTAAATTGGCGGATTGTTCCTCCAAGAAGCCAGACGAATGTGAGTTGTTTATCGTGGAAGGAGACTCGGCGGGTGGCTCGGCCAAGCAAGGGCGCGACCGAAAGTTCCAGGCGATCTTACCACTACGCGGAAAAGTGTTGAATACAGAGCAGGCAAATGCCAAAAAACTAACCGATAACAAGGAGTTAAGCAACATCCTTTTGGCATTGGGCTGTGGCATTGGCGATAAAATGGACTTAGGCAATCTTCGATACCATAAAATAATCTTGCTTATGGATGCCGACTCCGATGGCCACCACATTGCAACGCTCTTGCTCACCTTTTTTTATCGTCATATGCGTCCGTTGATTGACGGTGGCTATGTTTATATTGCCCAGCCGCCTCTTTATCGGGTGGATGTAGGCAAAGAAACCTTCTGGGCTTTGGATGATACCGACCGAGAACGCATTATCCGTGAACAAAAAAAATCCAAACCCCGCGCCATAGCCGAAATCCAACGCTTCAAAGGCTTGGGCGAGATGATGCCGCAAACCTTGAAAGAAACCACCCTCGATCCGGATAAGCGCCGTTTACTACGGGTCGCCATACCGGATACCGAACGCCTCAGAACCGAACAGATGATTACCGACTTAATGGGCAAGGATGCCTCTGCGCGATATCGGTTTATCATGGAAAACGCCGAAGAAGCGGAGGAACTTGACGTTTAA
- a CDS encoding ATP-dependent helicase has product MTRSFVLKPESAPIPSVHYQIPYAEHLNPQQLAVVEALNGPALVIAGAGTGKTRTLIYRLARLVESGIPPEEIVLLTFTRRAAREMLNRATTLLDGRCEGIKGGTFHGFCLSILQRFAPQIGFPARFSVLDAADAADVVDLLRTQRGLHRSKTRFPKKDTLYHLFSASVNRQKELPQLLAQEFPQHVRHEAEILALYKAYDQYKQQHGLMDYDDLLVRTLQLFEAHPTIRYEVCARIRHVLVDEFQDTNKLQGDLVAAFASVHRNVMAVGDDAQSIYAFRGANFQNIMGFPTRFSGTTLYKLEENYRSTPPILHLANYILSQAHERYEKELFSRREGGELPAIVQAPDDRFQSRFVCQMVLQLREEGVPLHEMAVLFRNGRDSYDLELELAQRNIPFVKFGGLKLNDAAHIKDVLAHLKIAENPLDVVAWQRVLLLLKGIGPKTAQELIAWVLNTDRPYDFDSLQSFEKYAQQLRPLALLLQELRKGEHLASSQVSDVIHYYGSILERVHPDDTEKRRQDLEHFIGIAANFATRRDLLSALALDPIERSTVEVEATQKDEAPLVLSTIHSAKGLEYQAVFITQALEGVLPSGYALNNQSAIDEERRLLYVALTRAKDYLFVSHPVLGYQRSFGGEYFTKPSRFIQDIPEHLAEPWQLVESAVSNNELPTSDPHLSLP; this is encoded by the coding sequence ATGACACGCTCTTTTGTCCTAAAACCGGAATCTGCACCTATCCCATCGGTGCATTATCAAATTCCATATGCCGAACACCTCAATCCACAACAATTGGCGGTGGTCGAGGCGCTAAATGGCCCCGCTTTAGTGATTGCAGGAGCTGGGACAGGAAAAACGCGCACCTTGATATACCGCTTGGCCCGATTGGTGGAAAGCGGCATTCCTCCCGAAGAAATTGTATTACTTACCTTTACCCGGCGTGCGGCGCGAGAAATGCTAAACCGTGCCACAACTTTATTGGATGGACGATGCGAAGGCATCAAAGGGGGTACTTTTCATGGTTTTTGTCTGAGTATATTACAACGATTTGCTCCACAAATAGGTTTTCCAGCTCGGTTTAGCGTTTTAGATGCTGCTGATGCCGCCGATGTCGTGGACTTGCTTCGTACCCAGCGAGGACTCCATCGATCAAAAACCCGTTTCCCCAAAAAGGACACCCTATACCATCTCTTTTCTGCAAGCGTAAACCGTCAAAAAGAACTCCCCCAACTCCTCGCCCAAGAATTCCCACAACACGTCAGACACGAGGCCGAAATTTTGGCATTATACAAAGCCTATGACCAGTATAAACAGCAGCATGGGCTAATGGACTACGACGATTTGTTGGTACGCACGTTACAACTCTTCGAAGCACATCCCACCATTCGATACGAAGTGTGTGCCCGAATTCGGCACGTCTTGGTGGACGAATTTCAAGACACCAACAAACTCCAAGGCGATCTGGTGGCGGCTTTTGCGTCGGTTCATAGGAATGTAATGGCTGTAGGCGATGACGCCCAAAGTATTTATGCCTTCCGAGGGGCCAATTTTCAAAATATCATGGGGTTTCCCACACGTTTTTCTGGAACAACCCTGTATAAACTAGAAGAAAACTACCGATCTACCCCGCCCATTTTGCACTTGGCCAATTACATCTTGTCCCAAGCCCATGAACGCTACGAAAAGGAACTATTCTCTCGAAGAGAAGGTGGTGAACTTCCGGCAATTGTTCAAGCCCCAGACGACCGCTTCCAGAGCCGATTTGTATGCCAAATGGTCTTGCAATTGCGCGAAGAAGGCGTTCCTTTACACGAGATGGCAGTCCTCTTTCGCAACGGACGCGACTCCTACGACCTCGAACTGGAACTGGCACAACGCAACATCCCTTTTGTGAAGTTTGGTGGGTTAAAATTGAACGATGCCGCCCACATCAAGGATGTTTTGGCCCATCTTAAAATCGCCGAGAATCCATTAGATGTGGTGGCATGGCAAAGGGTGTTGTTGTTGCTTAAAGGAATTGGGCCGAAAACCGCACAAGAACTTATTGCATGGGTTTTAAACACGGATAGGCCCTATGATTTTGACAGCCTACAATCATTTGAAAAATATGCCCAACAACTAAGGCCACTCGCTTTGCTATTGCAGGAGTTACGAAAAGGGGAACACCTTGCTTCGTCTCAGGTGTCTGATGTCATTCATTATTATGGCTCAATTTTGGAACGGGTTCATCCTGATGATACCGAAAAACGTCGTCAGGATCTGGAGCATTTTATAGGGATTGCTGCCAATTTCGCAACGCGAAGAGACTTGCTCAGTGCGCTGGCACTTGATCCTATCGAACGAAGCACGGTGGAGGTGGAAGCCACCCAAAAGGATGAAGCTCCGTTGGTTTTGTCCACTATTCACTCAGCGAAGGGACTGGAATACCAGGCTGTTTTTATTACCCAAGCACTGGAGGGCGTTTTGCCTTCCGGTTATGCACTTAATAATCAATCGGCAATAGACGAGGAAAGACGTTTGTTGTATGTGGCCCTCACCCGTGCAAAGGATTATCTGTTTGTTTCACATCCGGTGCTCGGATATCAAAGGAGTTTTGGTGGTGAATATTTTACCAAGCCTTCACGCTTTATTCAGGATATCCCTGAACACCTCGCAGAGCCTTGGCAACTGGTAGAGTCGGCTGTTTCCAACAACGAGCTACCCACGAGTGATCCTCATTTATCACTTCCTTAA
- a CDS encoding GNAT family N-acetyltransferase has product MESLSVIERLNEAIFGDRHIIARMDREDLTILLAYFEGLPIGFKIGYMGNEKVFYSAKGGVLPAYRRNGLARAMLYHMMEIAQARGYRAFVFDTFPNKHPGMTILALSEGFSVINAQHNRTFNDYNLRFQKVL; this is encoded by the coding sequence ATGGAGTCGCTCTCGGTCATTGAGCGACTCAACGAAGCCATTTTTGGTGATCGGCATATCATTGCTCGTATGGATCGCGAAGACCTAACGATTTTGTTGGCGTATTTTGAAGGATTACCTATTGGATTTAAAATCGGATATATGGGAAATGAAAAGGTTTTTTATAGTGCAAAAGGAGGGGTTCTGCCAGCTTATCGCAGGAATGGCTTGGCACGTGCCATGTTATATCATATGATGGAAATTGCCCAAGCACGGGGTTATCGTGCTTTTGTCTTTGATACGTTTCCCAATAAACACCCTGGAATGACGATTCTTGCGCTCTCGGAAGGATTTTCCGTAATCAATGCCCAGCATAACCGAACTTTTAATGATTATAACCTGCGGTTTCAAAAGGTGTTGTGA
- a CDS encoding patatin-like phospholipase family protein, translating to MKLKISSNSKYFPLKPAFNTQYGEYLSNVFGYLGEEEIAQIFANTQILNFETGEFLFNQGQIQHALYIVLSGRFRVLFESEQATQILGDVSAGEPVGELGLFTKEPRSASVVALRKSVVMQLNEEDYLKLVEKYPSLAHTITQFVINRLRKNALQHGTSAPPKNIAIVNLQPDTNNISDWADSIKQTLGTMAVDTHIYYHDDLRSNDHIHDLFNTIENHKGLNLLVCDSKNISWANQCITYCDLVLVVTEFNAPSESYPIEEDLKLYTSNILNKKVYLILLHPENTTSPTNTRRWFPGRKFDLHLHIRTKNIRDTRRLCRVLTHQSIGLVLGGGGAKGFSHIGATKALIESGIEIDFIGGTSAGALFGIGLSFNEFDIPKTIAISKAGAASKPTSNDYHFPFLSLMTGRKMRKLLHQTFGDMHLEDIWIPSFCVSANYSTATLTVHETGLIRQRIEASIAIPGVFPPVIIDQHLHVDGGVMDNLPIEPMYKKPVKHIIAISLSLQSPHLVDIETVPSAWTLLVNKLTKRRRFKLPQMASILINSLTLNSVQKQARTKSMVSIYLEMDFKKIGLLDWSKWEELLEQGYIKMNQYLKDIPEGQQFWK from the coding sequence GTGAAATTAAAAATTTCTTCTAATTCAAAATATTTTCCATTGAAACCTGCATTCAATACCCAATACGGCGAGTATTTATCCAATGTTTTTGGATATTTAGGCGAAGAAGAAATTGCTCAGATTTTTGCCAATACACAAATCTTAAATTTTGAAACAGGTGAGTTTCTGTTTAATCAAGGACAAATCCAACATGCGCTTTACATCGTTCTGTCGGGGCGCTTTCGTGTTTTATTTGAAAGTGAACAAGCAACCCAAATTCTGGGCGATGTATCGGCAGGTGAGCCAGTAGGTGAACTCGGACTGTTTACAAAAGAGCCGCGTAGTGCATCTGTTGTAGCACTAAGAAAGTCCGTGGTTATGCAACTAAATGAGGAAGACTACCTGAAATTGGTTGAAAAATATCCCTCATTGGCACACACTATCACCCAATTTGTGATTAATCGCTTGCGAAAAAATGCGTTACAACATGGTACAAGTGCGCCACCGAAGAATATTGCCATTGTAAACTTACAACCTGATACCAACAACATAAGTGACTGGGCAGACAGCATCAAGCAAACCCTTGGTACGATGGCGGTAGATACTCACATTTATTACCATGATGACCTTCGATCAAATGACCATATACACGATCTTTTTAATACCATAGAAAACCATAAAGGTCTTAATTTATTGGTCTGTGATTCAAAGAACATATCATGGGCTAATCAGTGCATAACATATTGTGATTTGGTATTGGTCGTTACGGAATTTAATGCACCTTCTGAAAGTTATCCAATTGAAGAAGATTTAAAACTATACACTTCAAACATCTTAAATAAAAAAGTTTATTTAATACTCTTACATCCCGAAAATACGACTTCGCCTACAAATACACGACGTTGGTTTCCGGGGAGGAAATTTGATCTACATTTACATATTCGTACAAAAAATATCAGGGATACCCGTCGGCTTTGTCGTGTGCTCACACATCAATCCATAGGCTTAGTTCTTGGAGGCGGTGGGGCAAAAGGGTTTTCACATATTGGTGCGACAAAGGCTTTAATTGAATCGGGAATTGAAATTGATTTTATAGGCGGGACAAGTGCTGGGGCATTATTTGGCATTGGCTTAAGTTTTAATGAATTTGACATACCCAAAACAATCGCTATTTCCAAAGCAGGAGCGGCAAGCAAACCCACCTCAAACGATTATCATTTTCCATTTTTATCCCTCATGACGGGTCGTAAAATGCGAAAATTATTGCATCAAACCTTCGGGGACATGCACCTCGAAGATATTTGGATACCCAGTTTTTGTGTCTCGGCCAACTATTCTACAGCCACCCTAACAGTCCATGAAACGGGTTTAATAAGGCAACGAATAGAAGCAAGTATAGCAATCCCTGGTGTATTCCCACCTGTAATTATTGACCAGCATTTGCATGTTGACGGTGGCGTTATGGATAATTTACCCATTGAGCCTATGTATAAAAAACCCGTTAAACATATAATTGCCATTTCTCTTTCTCTGCAATCACCTCATCTTGTTGACATAGAAACAGTACCTTCAGCTTGGACACTTTTAGTGAATAAACTAACGAAGAGACGGCGATTTAAATTACCTCAGATGGCTTCCATCTTGATTAATTCGCTAACGCTCAATAGCGTACAAAAACAGGCGAGAACCAAATCCATGGTCTCAATCTACCTTGAAATGGATTTCAAAAAAATTGGGCTCCTCGACTGGTCAAAATGGGAAGAATTACTAGAACAGGGTTATATAAAAATGAATCAATATTTAAAGGATATCCCTGAAGGCCAACAATTCTGGAAATGA
- a CDS encoding GHKL domain-containing protein, which produces MKYLLLFLFSFVNIAIAQERDMIYIGDLPTEGLALDKGWKYREGDDRNWAKPGLDETGWIPIDPTKELRELPHVFNSRAKWLRLDFEIKTKRSKATGITITHAGASEVYLNGRLLYQFGHFDTDSTKVRAYDPLEYPIHFPADSLGRYTLAVRYALQPGIRYSEIYTLTKNRLFSATLFDLNAAIEQHRYFKVFYTSTDVFKVGFFLILFILHLAYYLFQRQNKTHLILAIYLLANVLAYAFKLTGQNLADIAWRYYALNLSIWMYIVGLVTTFLVFYRIAKIRIDIYFYVLLGYSIIHMLVTSLSYSDIPWHILLVLISSILSSILFIRLTRIGLKKKIKGFSTLGIAVLVALLCLWCTSTALAFWDFGFSTLGYKEMNNGMSPYFIEAVFAFGGIAIPIGLSLFMGIEGNEVNKALSQQLAENEQLKNKAIEQEQEKQHILATQNETLEKQVAERTAALNDSLETLKATQDQLVLSEKLASLGELTAGIAHEIQNPLNFVNNFSELSVDLAKEISEEIHKPDMDRVYVEELLTDLSENQEKIHHHGKRASNIVKGMLEHSRERSDVKTPTDLSALADEYLRLSYHGLRAKDKGFNANFKTDFDTQLPQIMVVPQDMGRVFLNLFNNAFYAVNEKRQKNPNKDYQPMVEVSARLLNQQAVITVRDNGIGMPESVRAKVFQPFFTTKPTGMGTGLGLSISYDIITKGHSGTFEIDTKEGEFTEFIIQIPTL; this is translated from the coding sequence ATGAAATATTTACTTTTATTTTTATTTTCTTTCGTAAATATTGCCATTGCTCAAGAGCGTGACATGATCTACATAGGCGACCTTCCTACCGAGGGGCTTGCTTTGGATAAGGGATGGAAGTACCGAGAGGGGGATGACCGCAACTGGGCGAAGCCGGGCTTAGATGAAACCGGGTGGATTCCTATTGACCCGACCAAGGAATTGAGGGAGTTGCCCCATGTTTTTAATAGTCGTGCGAAGTGGCTTCGCTTAGATTTTGAGATAAAAACAAAGCGTTCTAAAGCTACTGGAATCACCATTACACATGCTGGGGCTTCCGAAGTTTATTTGAATGGGCGTTTGTTGTACCAATTTGGTCATTTTGATACAGACTCCACCAAGGTGAGGGCGTATGACCCATTGGAGTACCCGATTCATTTTCCTGCCGATTCTCTCGGCCGCTATACTTTAGCAGTACGCTACGCCTTGCAACCCGGAATCCGTTATTCTGAAATCTATACATTGACCAAAAACCGCCTGTTTAGTGCAACGCTTTTTGATCTTAATGCTGCTATCGAGCAACATAGATACTTTAAAGTCTTTTATACCAGTACAGATGTTTTTAAAGTTGGCTTTTTTTTGATATTATTTATACTTCACCTTGCCTACTATTTATTCCAAAGGCAAAATAAAACGCATTTAATTTTGGCTATTTATTTATTGGCCAATGTGCTTGCTTATGCTTTTAAACTAACGGGGCAAAACCTAGCTGATATAGCATGGCGATATTATGCCCTTAATCTTTCAATTTGGATGTACATCGTGGGTCTGGTTACGACCTTCTTGGTTTTTTACCGTATTGCCAAAATACGAATAGATATATACTTTTATGTCCTATTGGGTTATTCCATTATACATATGCTGGTGACGAGCCTTTCGTATAGTGACATCCCGTGGCATATTTTATTGGTATTGATCAGTTCCATTCTTAGTTCTATACTCTTTATCCGGCTTACGCGCATTGGTTTGAAAAAGAAAATTAAAGGTTTTTCGACGTTGGGCATTGCGGTTCTTGTAGCGCTACTCTGTTTATGGTGTACTTCAACCGCCTTAGCGTTTTGGGACTTTGGCTTTTCAACGCTTGGCTATAAAGAAATGAATAACGGGATGTCGCCCTACTTTATCGAGGCTGTGTTTGCCTTTGGCGGCATTGCAATACCCATAGGCTTATCCCTATTTATGGGCATTGAAGGCAATGAAGTCAATAAAGCACTCAGCCAACAATTGGCGGAGAATGAGCAACTTAAGAATAAAGCCATTGAACAGGAGCAGGAAAAACAACACATCTTGGCTACCCAAAACGAAACACTTGAAAAGCAAGTGGCGGAACGGACTGCTGCCTTGAACGATTCCCTCGAAACACTCAAGGCTACCCAAGACCAGCTTGTGCTTTCCGAGAAGCTAGCAAGTTTAGGCGAACTTACGGCAGGTATCGCCCACGAAATTCAAAACCCTTTGAACTTTGTGAATAACTTCTCGGAACTTAGTGTGGACTTGGCTAAAGAAATTAGTGAAGAAATCCATAAACCAGATATGGATAGGGTTTATGTAGAAGAACTCTTAACAGACCTTAGTGAAAATCAGGAAAAAATACACCACCACGGAAAAAGAGCCAGCAATATTGTTAAAGGGATGCTTGAACATTCGCGTGAGCGTTCAGATGTAAAGACTCCCACCGATCTCAGTGCATTGGCTGATGAGTACTTGCGGCTCTCCTATCATGGTTTGCGTGCAAAAGACAAGGGGTTTAATGCCAACTTCAAAACTGACTTTGATACGCAGCTCCCCCAAATTATGGTTGTGCCGCAAGACATGGGGCGTGTATTTCTGAACTTGTTTAATAACGCCTTTTATGCTGTTAACGAAAAAAGGCAAAAAAATCCTAACAAGGATTACCAACCGATGGTTGAGGTGTCGGCCCGCCTGCTTAATCAACAGGCAGTCATCACGGTAAGAGACAATGGCATAGGAATGCCCGAAAGTGTAAGGGCCAAAGTCTTTCAACCATTCTTCACCACCAAACCAACAGGGATGGGTACGGGCCTAGGCTTGTCTATTAGCTATGATATTATTACCAAAGGACATAGCGGTACTTTTGAAATAGATACAAAAGAGGGTGAATTCACTGAATTTATTATTCAGATACCAACTTTATAA
- a CDS encoding response regulator translates to MNLLIVDDEADVKTLFLQRFRREIRNGLFTLSFAYSGEEALTFLSQHAQEAVLILSDINMPGMSGLELLRQIRSKNSEPPPIVMMITAYGDKESYEQAMRLGANDFLNKPLDFNSLKQKLVALV, encoded by the coding sequence ATGAACTTGCTAATTGTAGATGATGAAGCTGATGTCAAAACACTCTTCTTGCAGCGTTTTCGACGTGAAATCCGTAATGGATTATTTACCTTGTCTTTCGCATATTCTGGCGAAGAAGCCCTTACATTCTTATCCCAACATGCGCAAGAGGCTGTCTTGATCCTTTCCGACATTAATATGCCGGGTATGAGTGGGTTAGAACTCCTGCGCCAAATTCGCTCCAAAAATAGCGAGCCGCCCCCCATCGTCATGATGATCACCGCTTATGGCGACAAGGAAAGCTACGAGCAAGCGATGCGTCTGGGAGCAAATGATTTCCTGAACAAACCTTTGGATTTTAATTCTCTTAAACAAAAACTGGTAGCCCTGGTATGA
- a CDS encoding response regulator, which yields MSYKIMVVDDENDFEQLIRQKFRRQIREKLYQFVFAQNGKDALEKLEANPDIDAVFSDINMPIMDGLTLLLKLSDKNPLLKTVIVSAYGDMDNIRCAMNRGAFDFICKPIQFEDLELTLTKTLKHVEQIKETLQAIKENNILKMYVDDSVLQFMTRPEYEATLLANETIEATVVFMDICGFTAISEKESPNFVVNLINHYFDLMTKEIISHGGLIDKFLGDAVMAIFRGDHHLDKAIEASLAVLNAIEDQEAFLPDQATYFPKVSIGINSGEMISGNIGSVTLKRLDFTVIGDVVNTAQRLQTAAQAGQIVISKSIYETVKDSFNCKIIGDISVKNKTIPITIYEVID from the coding sequence ATGAGTTACAAAATCATGGTTGTGGATGACGAAAATGATTTTGAACAGCTTATTCGTCAAAAATTTCGTCGTCAGATTCGGGAGAAATTGTATCAGTTTGTCTTTGCCCAAAACGGTAAAGATGCGTTAGAAAAATTAGAAGCAAACCCCGATATTGATGCCGTTTTTAGTGACATCAATATGCCCATTATGGATGGGCTAACCTTGCTTCTAAAACTTAGCGATAAAAACCCTTTACTCAAAACCGTTATTGTTTCTGCTTATGGCGATATGGACAATATCCGCTGTGCCATGAATAGAGGTGCATTCGACTTTATCTGCAAGCCAATCCAGTTTGAAGATTTGGAGTTGACGCTGACGAAAACCCTGAAGCACGTTGAGCAAATCAAAGAAACGCTTCAGGCCATTAAAGAGAACAACATCCTAAAAATGTATGTGGACGACAGCGTGCTTCAATTTATGACCCGGCCAGAATATGAAGCAACCCTTTTGGCTAATGAGACCATAGAAGCAACTGTTGTTTTTATGGATATCTGTGGCTTTACAGCTATATCCGAAAAAGAATCTCCCAATTTTGTTGTTAATCTAATTAATCATTATTTTGATCTGATGACCAAAGAAATCATCTCGCATGGCGGGCTGATAGACAAGTTTTTGGGCGATGCTGTGATGGCCATTTTTAGAGGCGACCATCATCTGGATAAAGCCATCGAGGCATCCTTAGCCGTTCTGAATGCGATTGAAGACCAAGAAGCGTTTCTTCCCGACCAAGCGACTTACTTCCCAAAAGTCTCCATTGGCATCAATTCAGGGGAGATGATTTCAGGAAATATCGGTTCAGTTACCCTTAAAAGATTGGATTTTACCGTAATTGGGGACGTGGTCAATACTGCTCAACGTTTACAAACGGCTGCACAAGCGGGCCAAATTGTGATCAGTAAGTCTATTTATGAAACCGTTAAAGACTCTTTTAATTGCAAAATTATTGGTGATATTAGCGTTAAAAATAAAACAATTCCGATTACCATTTATGAAGTTATTGACTAA